A window of Macrotis lagotis isolate mMagLag1 chromosome X, bilby.v1.9.chrom.fasta, whole genome shotgun sequence contains these coding sequences:
- the OTULIN gene encoding ubiquitin thioesterase otulin isoform X4, with product MLQTTCHNDTHDLPVAVKLLCFYIACIQEPKLSVAPEMDIMDYCKKEWRGNTQMAKRMKKGYEEVSQKFTSIRRVRGDNYCALRATLFQAMSQSTDLPIWLKNQDIMLLPQELISKYNWIKQWKLGLKFDGKGDDLGDKIKESLALLRKKWAGLTAMRSAEERQVACDELFRNEEEEYSLYEAVKFLMLSKAIQLYDDKEKGKDVPFFSVLLFARDTSGDPAQLLRNHLNQVGHTGGLEQVEMFLLAYAVHHTIQVYRLSKYNTEEFITSYPSDPPKDWPVVTLIAEDDRHYNIPVRVCEETRL from the exons ATGCTACAAACAACCTGCCATAATGATACACATGATCTCCCTGTTGCAGTGAAACTACTTTGCTTTTATATAGCATGTATACAAG AACCCAAGTTAAGTGTGGCCCCTGAAATGGACATCATGGACTATTGCAAAAAAGAGTGGAGAGGAAACACCCAAATGGCAAAACGGATGAAAAAG GGCTATGAAGAGGTTTCTCAGAAATTTACCTCTATAAGGAGAGTCCGAGGTGATAATTATTGTGCTCTCAGAGCAACTTTGTTCCAGGCAATGAGCCAATCAACTGATCTTCCTATCTGGCTCAAGAACCAGGATATAATGCTG TTGCCACAGGAACTAATAAGCAAATATAACTGGATCAAGCAGTGGAAGCTTGGACTGAAATTTGATGGGAAGGGAGATGACCTGGGAGATAAAATTAAGGAATCTTTAGCTCTACTAAGAAAGAAG TGGGCAGGTCTGACGGCAATGAGATCTGCAGAAGAGAGGCAGGTGGCTTGTGATGAGCTCTTCCgaaatgaagaggaagaatatAGCCTCTATGAAGCTGTGAAAtttctgatgctgagcaaggccATTCAGCTGTATGATGATAAAGAGAAGGGCAAGGATGTGCCTTTCTTCTCTGTGCTTCTGTTTGCTCGGGACACCTCAGGCGACCCTGCTCAGCTGCTGAGGAATCACTTGAATCAAGTGGGTCACACTGGTGGCCTGGAGCAG GTTGAAATGTTTCTTCTTGCCTATGCAGTGCATCACACCATACAAGTTTATCGACTATCTAAGTACAACACTGAGGAATTCATCACTTCTTATCCTTCAGATCCACCCAAGGATTGGCCAGTGGTGACTCTGATTGCTGAAGATGACAGGCATTATAATATTCCTGTCAGAGTGTGTGAGGAGACAAGATTGTGA